A stretch of the Natribaculum luteum genome encodes the following:
- a CDS encoding FAD-binding and (Fe-S)-binding domain-containing protein, which yields MAFEKRREVDADGALAVDDRADYDYVGDDVERPELVDDLRLRIDGEVRFDVYTRQLYATDASAYEVTPIGVVFPRTTEDVASVMTYCADREIPVLPRGGGTSLAGQTVNEAIVLDFTRHMDSILEVDADSRLARVQAGTVLEDLNQRLAPENLKFAPDPASGNRSAIGGAIGNNSTGSHSLKYGKTDAYVESCEVVLADGTVATLGEMDVSELRERADSDADDLLPRIYAYVLTIIDEHAEEIESRYPSLKRNVSGYNLDRLLEEAKTGTVNLARLLAGSEGTLAIVTEATVSLEPVPETKAIALLAYERLYDAVSDVENVLEHDPAAVELVDDMLLELAGETPEFEETVSLLPSGTNAALLVEFYASDDRDGREQTAALVEDRVRGEVEHTQTNGGAERQTARAERYAFEALEAHEADDRAMFWKMRKAANPILLSRTSDAKHISFIEDCAVPAEHLPEFVDRFQAILEEWDTFASFYGHAGPGVLHIRPLIDTKSARDREAMVAISDAVTDLVVEFGGAVSGEHGDGRARTQWNRKLYGESLWQVFRELKTACDPDWLLNPGQVCGDVDMTENLRFDGESGVDLEFEPTLNWDNENGMQGMVELCHGCGGCRGTQETTGGVMCPTYRAADEEITSTRGRANMLRQAISGDLPDDPTDEPFATEVLDLCVGCKGCARDCPSGVDMAKLKVEVNHARHQRDGAAIRDRLFANVDTLARLGSLTAPFSNALPKLPGARRLAERTLGIARERTLPTFERESLQRWFRERGGSKVSRSDAERRVILFPDTYTNYSHPEVGKAAVRVLEAAGVYVDLAERTDSGRPAHSKGFLEKSRQTAAENVAALAPRVENGWDVVLVEPSDAVMFQSDYRDLLSGKRVETLAENTYGVCEYLDVFELGDSVDFEAASVSLAYHGHCHQKATKKDHHAVGVLRRVGYAVDPIDSTCCGMAGTFGYEAEHYAMSTAIGEILETQLSDSSGEVVVAPGASCRTQLEDLNLDTRAVDLTPDTQGPLTPIQALAAALEN from the coding sequence ATGGCATTCGAGAAACGCAGAGAAGTAGACGCCGATGGAGCGCTCGCCGTCGACGACCGAGCCGACTACGACTACGTCGGTGACGACGTCGAACGACCGGAGCTGGTCGACGACCTCCGTCTCCGGATCGATGGAGAGGTTCGATTCGACGTCTATACCCGGCAACTGTACGCAACTGACGCATCCGCCTACGAAGTGACGCCGATCGGTGTCGTCTTTCCGAGGACCACCGAGGATGTCGCCTCGGTCATGACCTACTGCGCCGACCGGGAGATTCCGGTCCTTCCCCGCGGCGGCGGGACGAGTCTCGCGGGGCAGACCGTCAACGAGGCCATCGTCCTCGACTTCACGCGACACATGGACTCCATCCTCGAGGTCGACGCCGATTCTCGACTGGCGCGTGTCCAGGCGGGAACGGTACTCGAGGACCTCAACCAGCGACTCGCTCCCGAAAACCTCAAATTCGCGCCCGATCCGGCCTCCGGGAACCGGAGCGCGATCGGCGGTGCCATCGGAAACAATTCGACCGGTTCTCACTCCCTGAAGTATGGCAAGACTGACGCGTACGTCGAATCTTGCGAGGTCGTGCTGGCCGACGGTACCGTCGCGACGCTCGGCGAGATGGACGTTTCGGAACTACGAGAACGGGCCGACAGCGATGCCGACGACCTCCTCCCCCGGATCTACGCGTACGTGCTCACGATTATCGACGAGCACGCCGAGGAGATCGAATCGCGCTATCCTTCACTCAAGCGCAACGTGTCGGGGTACAATCTCGATCGGCTGCTCGAGGAGGCCAAGACGGGAACGGTAAACCTCGCGCGGTTGCTCGCGGGCAGCGAGGGAACGCTGGCGATCGTCACGGAGGCCACGGTCTCGCTCGAGCCGGTCCCCGAGACGAAAGCGATCGCGCTGTTGGCCTACGAGCGCCTGTACGACGCCGTCTCCGACGTCGAGAACGTGCTCGAGCACGATCCTGCGGCGGTCGAACTCGTCGACGATATGCTCCTCGAGCTGGCGGGCGAAACCCCGGAGTTCGAGGAGACGGTGTCGCTTCTCCCCTCGGGAACCAACGCGGCGTTGCTCGTCGAGTTCTACGCGAGCGACGATCGGGACGGCCGCGAGCAAACTGCGGCCCTCGTCGAGGATCGCGTCCGCGGCGAGGTTGAGCACACCCAGACCAATGGGGGAGCAGAGAGGCAGACGGCGCGCGCGGAACGGTACGCCTTCGAGGCACTGGAGGCCCACGAGGCCGACGACCGGGCGATGTTCTGGAAGATGCGCAAGGCCGCGAATCCGATCTTGCTCTCGCGCACCTCGGACGCCAAACACATTAGCTTCATCGAGGACTGTGCCGTTCCCGCCGAACACTTGCCGGAATTCGTCGACCGGTTTCAGGCAATCCTCGAGGAGTGGGACACGTTCGCCTCCTTTTACGGCCACGCCGGACCAGGCGTCTTGCACATTCGGCCGCTCATCGACACGAAGTCGGCGAGAGACCGCGAGGCGATGGTCGCCATTTCGGATGCTGTGACGGACCTCGTCGTCGAGTTTGGCGGGGCGGTCTCCGGCGAACACGGCGACGGTCGGGCCCGGACGCAGTGGAACCGGAAGCTCTACGGCGAATCACTCTGGCAGGTGTTCCGCGAGTTGAAGACGGCGTGCGATCCAGACTGGCTGCTCAATCCGGGACAGGTCTGTGGGGACGTCGATATGACCGAAAACCTTCGGTTCGACGGCGAGTCCGGCGTCGACCTCGAGTTCGAGCCAACCCTCAACTGGGACAACGAGAACGGCATGCAGGGGATGGTCGAACTCTGTCACGGCTGTGGGGGCTGTCGCGGAACGCAAGAGACGACTGGGGGCGTGATGTGTCCGACCTATCGAGCCGCAGACGAAGAGATCACGAGCACGCGCGGTCGAGCGAACATGCTCCGACAGGCCATAAGTGGCGACCTTCCCGACGATCCGACCGACGAGCCGTTCGCCACCGAGGTCCTCGACCTCTGTGTCGGGTGCAAGGGCTGTGCGAGAGACTGTCCGAGCGGTGTCGACATGGCGAAGCTCAAAGTCGAGGTCAACCACGCCCGCCATCAGCGAGACGGTGCAGCGATCCGGGACAGGCTATTTGCGAACGTCGACACCCTCGCTCGCCTCGGAAGCCTGACTGCACCGTTTTCGAACGCGCTCCCGAAACTTCCCGGTGCTCGACGCCTCGCCGAACGGACTCTCGGGATCGCCCGAGAGCGCACGCTGCCGACGTTCGAGCGGGAATCGCTCCAGCGGTGGTTTCGCGAGCGCGGCGGTTCGAAGGTTAGCCGATCTGACGCTGAACGCCGAGTGATTCTTTTTCCGGATACGTACACGAACTACAGTCATCCGGAAGTCGGCAAGGCAGCGGTTCGGGTCCTCGAGGCCGCAGGCGTCTACGTCGACCTCGCGGAGCGAACCGACAGTGGTCGCCCCGCCCACTCGAAGGGTTTCCTCGAGAAATCCCGCCAGACTGCAGCCGAAAACGTGGCAGCGCTCGCCCCACGCGTCGAGAATGGGTGGGACGTCGTCCTCGTCGAGCCCTCGGACGCGGTGATGTTCCAGTCGGACTACCGCGACTTGCTCTCGGGGAAGCGAGTCGAGACTCTCGCCGAAAACACCTACGGCGTCTGTGAGTACCTCGACGTGTTCGAACTGGGCGACTCGGTCGACTTCGAAGCGGCGTCGGTCTCGCTCGCCTACCACGGCCACTGCCACCAGAAGGCGACGAAGAAAGACCACCACGCGGTCGGCGTCCTTCGACGTGTAGGATACGCGGTCGATCCGATCGACTCGACGTGCTGTGGCATGGCCGGAACGTTCGGGTACGAGGCCGAACACTACGCGATGAGCACGGCGATCGGTGAGATTCTCGAGACCCAACTCTCCGACAGTTCCGGGGAGGTCGTCGTGGCACCGGGGGCCTCCTGTCGGACGCAACTCGAGGATCTGAACCTGGACACGCGAGCAGTCGATCTCACGCCGGACACCCAGGGACCACTGACGCCGATCCAGGCGCTTGCGGCCGCCCTCGAGAACTGA